The DNA region GATTTTGGGACCAACTCCAAAACCAATCGCCAGAACCCATAATCTCTATCACTATCAGATTATCCTCAAGTACCGTAGGGAAGAACATTTGGAAGTTGTTCTCAACCAGATTCTGGATTGGGCACAGGATCGGGATAATCAGGCTTTGCGACTAATTATTGATCATGAACCGCAGAACATGATGTGAGGTCTCTATGACCTTGCATTTTTTATTAGATTGACTACAATTCTAATAATTGGTAACCCGAAAGAGCTTATTGGGAGTTGAAAAGTAAGATGGAAATTGTGTCAAAAGTTGCTAGCAAGGGCAATATTTCTTCTAACTTAAACTTATCTGATAAGGCGAGGTTAGTCGATTTAATTCTTGAAGGTGGATGTGAGGAAGTACCTTTACAGTTATCTCATGGTGGTAGGAGGAGATTTACTGGAATAATAAAAGATAAACCGAATAGATATAAAATGATAGTTCGCAATTCTGTACCAAGCTGTGCTTGCCTAATTCGATCTTTATTTTTCTATTTTTTGATTTTCATCGGGATGTGTAAGTAAGCAACCTTGAATTAAGGCAAACATAAGTAAAAATGATATAATTAAAAGATAATGTAGTCAGAAATAACCGTGGAATGTAAAGGAGATGAGAAAGCAAGTATGACAAAGTTGATTTTTATGGGGACACCAGATTTTTCAGCGACAGTTTTAAAAGGTATGTTGTCTGATGAAAGATATGAAATTCTAGCGGTTGTGACTCAGCCAGATCGTGCGGTTGGGCGCAAAAAGCTTATTCAAATGACACCAGTGAAGGAAGTCGCTTTGGCCTACAATCTCCCAGTCTATCAGCCAGAAAAATTATCTGGTAGCCAAGAGATGGCTGATTTGATGGATTTAGGAGCAGATGGTATTGTAACTGCTGCTTTCGGTCAATTCTTACCGACCAAATTGTTGGCTTCTGTCGACTTTGCAGTTAATGTCCATGCTTCCCTTCTTCCCAAATACCGCGGCGGTGCTCCGATTCATTACGCCCTCATCAATGGTGATGAACGTGCTGGTGTGACGATTATGGAAATGGTGAAGGAGATGGATGCTGGGGATATGATTTCAAGCGACAGCATTGCCGTTGAAGAAACCGACAATGTTGGTAGCCTATTTGAAAAATTAGCCGTTGTTGGTCGTGATTTATTGTTGAAAACTTTACCGGATTATATTGCTGGTAACATTCAGCCAGTCGCTCAAAATCCAGAAGAAGTAACCTTCTCACCTAATATTCAACCAGAAGAAGAAATCCTTGATTGGAATAAGACTGCTCGTCAACTCTTCAATCACATTCGTGGCATGTACCCTTGGCCTGTGGCTCATACTTATTGGCAGGGAGAGCGTTTTAAAATTCAAGAAGCTATCGCAGTAGAGGGTTCAGGACCGGTTGGTCATGTAATTGCTCGGACTAAGAAAGAACTTATAGTTGCAGCAGGTCAAGGAGCGATTTCCTTGAAGACCGTTCAGCCAGCAGGCAAGCCAAAGATGACAATAGCGGATTTTTTAAATGGAGCTGGGCGAGATATTGTAGTAGGAGATCAATTTGGTGACAAGTAAGCAAGAAACTGCTAGAAAGTTAGCCTTATCAGTGCTCGAACAGGTATTTGATCAGGGAGCTTATTCCAATATCGCCCTTCATAAAGTTTTGGAAGGCTGCCATCTGTCAGTACCAGACAAGGCACTCGTTACAGAGTTGGTCTATGGAACGGTATCACATAAGATTACTCTGGAATGGTACCTGGCTCATTTTATTGAAGATAGAGAGAAGTTAGACTCTTGGGTCTACTATCTCCTTATGCTTAGCCTTTATCAGATGGTTTATTTGGATAAATTACCTGTCCATGCTGTGGTGAATGAGGCTGTTACGATTGCTAAAAGAGGCAGAGGGACAGATAAGTATGTCAATGCAATCTTGCGCAAAATCAGTCAAACAGCTCTGCCAAAACCAGCGACTATTAAGCGAAAGAACAAACGTTTATCCGTTCAGTATTCCCTTCCGGTTTGGTTGGTTCAAACCTTGATAACAGAATATGGTGTTGAGCGAGCCGAACACATTTTCCAAAGTTTGCAGGTTCGCAATAAAGCTAGCGTTCGTGTGACCGCTCCCGAACAATTAGAAACCTTGGCAGCGAAATTGGAAGCGACCCTTTCACTCCTTTCTCCGGTTGGTCTGGTGAAATCACATGGTCACTTTGCTGGTACTGATTACTTTAAAACTGGGCTTTTGACAATTCAAGATGAGACCAGCCAATTGGTAGCGCCAACCTTAAAAGTTGAAGGGACTGAGATTATTTTGGATGCTTGTGCAGCTCCTGGAGGTAAGACTTGCCATATCGCATCACAGTTGACTAGTGGCAAAGTCGTTGCATTAGATTTGTATGACCATAAACTTTCCTTGATTGAAGAAAATGCCCATCGTTTGGGAGTGGCAAATAAGATTGAAACCAAGCGTTTGGATGCTAGCCGAGTTCATGAAGTGTTTGCTGCTGATACTTTTGATAAAATCTTGGTTGATGCTCCATGTTCAGGTATCGGTTTGATACGTCGTAAACCAGATATTCGCTATAACAAGGCAGCAATAGATTTTGATTCTTTAAAACAGATTCAGCTTCAAATACTGGATAGCGTTTGCCAAAGCCTGAAAATAGGTGGTATAATAACCTATAGTACCTGTACAATCATTGCAAAGGAAAATCAAGAGGTCGTTCAAGAGTTTTTACGAGCCCATCCGAATTTTGAGCAAGTGATACTTGAGCATCCACAAGCAAATATTATGGTGGATGGCTGCTTATTGATTACACCAGAGTTATATGAGACAGATGGATTTTTCATCGGTCAATTTAGACGAAAATCCTAGAATAAGAGGAGGAAGTTGCTTAGCAACGATAAAAATTATGGAAATTGCATTACTTACTGACGTTGGGCAAAAACGTTCAAACAACCAAGATTACATCAGTCGTTATAAAAACCGAGCGGGAATTGATTTAGTGGTGTTGGCAGATGGATTAGGTGGCCACCGTGCAGGTCATATTGCCAGTGAAATGGCCGCTACAGATATGGGGGCAGCCTGGGTTGATACACAGTTGGTTACCTTGAGTGATGTTCGTGAGTGGTTGATTACCATCATTGATGAGGAAAATCAAAAAATTCATTCTTTAGGACTAACAGATGAATACAAAGGGATGGGAACAACGCTTGAGGCAGTTGTTGTCATTGATAATCAAATGATTTATGCTCATATTGGAGATTCACGAGTTGGTTTGATTCGCGATGGGGAATATACATGTTTGACCAACGATCACTCATTGGTCGGAGCCTTGGTTCGAGCTGGTCAGCTTACAGAAGAAGAAGCTCAACGCCATCCCCAAAAAAACTTTGTGACACAATCTATTGGACAAGCTGAACCGATTGAACCAGACATTGCTTTGAAAACTCTTGAGGTTGGCGACTATGTCTTGATTAACAGTGATGGTCTAACCAATATGGTATCCATAGAAGATATTCGTGACATTATATTGAGTGAAGTTTCTCTTGAAAGCAAGGCAGAAACTCTCGTACGTTTCGCTAATAATGCAGGAGGTTTGGATAATATTACAGTAGGTCTGCTTCATATTACAGAGGAGGCTAGGTAATGATTCAAATCGGTAAGATCTTTGCTGGGCGCTATCGGATTGTCCGGCAAATTGGTCGAGGCGGTATGGCGGATGTTTATCTGGCTAGAGATTTGATTTTGGATGGTGAAGAAGTGGCGGTTAAGGTACTTCGCACTAACTATCAGACGGATCAAATTGCTATCCAGCGCTTCCAGCGTGAGGCGCGTGCCATGGCGGAGCTTGACCATCCCAATATTGTTCGTATTTCAGATATTGGTGAAGAAGATGGTCAGCAATACCTTGCAATGGAGTACGTCAACGGTCTCGATTTAAAACGCTATATCAAGGAAAATGCACCACTATCAAATGATGTGGCAGTACGAATCGTAGGACAAATTCTTCTTGCTATGCGGATAGCTCATACACGGGGAATTGTTCACAGGGATTTGAAACCTCAAAATGTTCTTTTGACATCAAACGGTGTGGCTAAGGTAACGGACTTTGGTATCGCAGTAGCTTTTGCAGAAACAAGCCTGACACAGACAAATTCTATGTTAGGATCTGTTCACTACCTTTCGCCAGAACAGGCACGTGGTTCAAAAGCGACCATTCAAAGCGATATTTACGCTATGGGGATTATTCTCTTTGAAATGTTGACTGGTCGAATTCCTTACGATGGAGATAGTGCTGTTACGATTGCATTGCAACATTTTCAAAAGCCATTACCATCTGTTAGAGAAGAAAATGCGAATGTGCCACAAGCATTAGAAAATGTAGTTCTGAAGGCAACTGCTAAAAA from Streptococcus ruminantium includes:
- the fmt gene encoding methionyl-tRNA formyltransferase gives rise to the protein MTKLIFMGTPDFSATVLKGMLSDERYEILAVVTQPDRAVGRKKLIQMTPVKEVALAYNLPVYQPEKLSGSQEMADLMDLGADGIVTAAFGQFLPTKLLASVDFAVNVHASLLPKYRGGAPIHYALINGDERAGVTIMEMVKEMDAGDMISSDSIAVEETDNVGSLFEKLAVVGRDLLLKTLPDYIAGNIQPVAQNPEEVTFSPNIQPEEEILDWNKTARQLFNHIRGMYPWPVAHTYWQGERFKIQEAIAVEGSGPVGHVIARTKKELIVAAGQGAISLKTVQPAGKPKMTIADFLNGAGRDIVVGDQFGDK
- the rsmB gene encoding 16S rRNA (cytosine(967)-C(5))-methyltransferase RsmB is translated as MVTSKQETARKLALSVLEQVFDQGAYSNIALHKVLEGCHLSVPDKALVTELVYGTVSHKITLEWYLAHFIEDREKLDSWVYYLLMLSLYQMVYLDKLPVHAVVNEAVTIAKRGRGTDKYVNAILRKISQTALPKPATIKRKNKRLSVQYSLPVWLVQTLITEYGVERAEHIFQSLQVRNKASVRVTAPEQLETLAAKLEATLSLLSPVGLVKSHGHFAGTDYFKTGLLTIQDETSQLVAPTLKVEGTEIILDACAAPGGKTCHIASQLTSGKVVALDLYDHKLSLIEENAHRLGVANKIETKRLDASRVHEVFAADTFDKILVDAPCSGIGLIRRKPDIRYNKAAIDFDSLKQIQLQILDSVCQSLKIGGIITYSTCTIIAKENQEVVQEFLRAHPNFEQVILEHPQANIMVDGCLLITPELYETDGFFIGQFRRKS
- a CDS encoding Stp1/IreP family PP2C-type Ser/Thr phosphatase, with product MEIALLTDVGQKRSNNQDYISRYKNRAGIDLVVLADGLGGHRAGHIASEMAATDMGAAWVDTQLVTLSDVREWLITIIDEENQKIHSLGLTDEYKGMGTTLEAVVVIDNQMIYAHIGDSRVGLIRDGEYTCLTNDHSLVGALVRAGQLTEEEAQRHPQKNFVTQSIGQAEPIEPDIALKTLEVGDYVLINSDGLTNMVSIEDIRDIILSEVSLESKAETLVRFANNAGGLDNITVGLLHITEEAR